Genomic window (Helianthus annuus cultivar XRQ/B chromosome 3, HanXRQr2.0-SUNRISE, whole genome shotgun sequence):
TCAACAAAAAATGGTAAggagtttttttatttttttttattttttatgcaATTGTTACAAGATTTGAGAGTTTATTTGTGGAAATAATAACGTGTGTTGATTGGCTATGAGCAGGAGAGGAGTTGTGAAGGGACTGAGAAAAGGAGATTTGAAAGCATTGAAGCTAAAAACTCCCTAAAAGAAGAGGTGGGTTTCCCTTTTCATTTGGcaaaatggattttaataatccaaactaaACTATGAcctgttggccgataataatcaaTTCGTGACACTCGTGAAGTTAGGAGTGTCATTTCTAAAATTGTCGGTGTGGCTTATTATCGGCCAATGAGTCGTactttggattattaaaattTAGCATGTGTTTTCCTTTAAGCATTTAGCTTATaaatttttatttgtaaaatgaATCTTACACATTCTGTGAACTGTGAGTCTGTGAGGCCATATTATAAGCTGATTAGGCTTAATTATGTATATATGTTTGTAGATTGAGCAACTCCAGAAGCAACTTGAGGACCAACTTACGATTCGAAGTGAACTAGAGAAGGCGACTACTAGTCAACCTTTCTTTCAAGATCCCGTCGATGAAGCATCACTTACAAAGGTTAGCTATACTTTCGTTCATATTTTACGGGCCCCTTAACTCTATATCAGTTTTTCATTATATGTTAGGAATTATAATCTATCATTGTTAACCATAATCTTTGTTGTAATTTGTTTCCATTTTATTTGAATTCAGTCTTCTAAGGATCTAATCAAGGAGATATCAATACTAGAGTTCGAAGTTAAGCATTTGGAGAAATATCTTCTCTCGTTATACCGCAAAACTTTTCAAAAGAAGGAACAACAATCTTTATCTGCAACCGATACCAAATCAAGACTAAACGCAGCGTTAAAAGAACAACAGTTGTTGCCCGGCAACTCGGCCAATTTTATGCCAGCTCGGGCCTCGACCGATAATCCACCAAAAGACTGTTTTCCCATTTCGGAATCACAGCCAATGGAAGATTCTAACGTTAATCGAAGCCACTCGTCACTTTCGTACAGAACTCCACCTCTTTACATGGCTGTTAACCAAGCGGTCGAATCATATCATTCCTTACCGTTAGGAATGCTAGAGgtaaatgccattttcgtccctgaggtttggctacttttgcgactttcgtccaaaggtttgtttttccgcatatggatcgaaaaggtttaaaatttgccattttcatccgactcgttaactccatccgttTTTTAACATTAATTCAGTggcatttttgtctttttagacattttttgtgatgattaaagggtttgggtggggagaaagtcaacagaggtggatctttgtttcttatagtgttttttattttaattaaaatgtctaaaaagacggaAATGCCCCTTAtctaacggagaaaaatggatagagttaacaagtcggatgaaaatggcaagatttcaaaccttttggatccagatgcggaaaaacaaatcCTTGgacaaaatgacattttactctaaatcTTATCATTAAACAACTAACCGATCCATTAAGTTTATGATCAAGAATAATATAACATAAGTATCTTGATGTACCAGTTTGCTAAGGATGATCATTCAAGTGTTAGTTTGGCTGAGCATCTTGGAGGATGTATTTCCGATAACGTTAGAATGTCGGCAAATTGTCTTTCTGAGGAAATGATCAAGTGCATCTCGAGCATATACGGTCAAATTGCGGATCCGCCTTTGTTCAATCATGAATTCCCTTCATCTCCCATATCGTTCCCGTCACCACCTAGTGATTCTTCGCCAATAGACCAGTTTAGCATGTGGAGCCCACATTGTGAAGGATCAATGGAGTTTAGTGGACCCTACTTTACTACACTTGAAGTTCAAGGTTTTTGCAAAAGTACTCAGAGACTAAGTAGTGTTGAACACAAGCAACAGAATTTCAGGCAAGTGTGTTGAATACTTTTAACTTTTTGACTTATCGAGTGTTTGACTTTGACTTTACATTGCAAGCAAACCACTGTTGTTCGTTCTGCATTTACGTTTTCATGATATGTTTATGTTTCTCATGATTGCAAATTGTTGTGTTCTTATGGCATTTTGCAAAAACAATGGCTAGTTAATACTAGAGTAAAATgacattttcgtccctgaggtttggccggTTTTGCGattttcatccaaaggtttgtttttccgcatttgggtccaaaaggtttaaaatcttgccattttcatcccggctcgttaactccatccatttttctccgtcaCGTCAGGGGTTTTTTCgtcttttttttgttaaatcaagGGCAATTCTGTCTTTCTAAATACCTGTACATTATGAAAATTTGATATCGTTCACTCTTTCTTTAATGCATATGATTCGGATTCTCGTGCTTTAGAAAATATAAAAGCTCTAAAACATGATCGTTTTACAGGTCTCTTATTTTAAAGTTAGAACACGTTGATCCTAGAAAGTTGAAACACGAAGAGAAGCTGGCGTTTTGGATCAACGTACACAATGCACTAGTGATGCATGTAAACTTTCTTTCATCTTTACACTTTCTTTAACATCAAATTTGTAAACTACAAGTTTGACTTTTTTAGTCAAAAGAGCAGGCTTTTATCTCCCTCATATTGTTAAGTGATCGAGGTGGCTTAATCTGAATTATATAACATTCTCGTGATCGGTCACAGGCCTACTTGGTCCATGGAACTCCTCGTGGTGCGCTAAAGAGGATATCATTAGTCCAAAAGGTTAATTTAGACATTTGATGTTTTTGTGTTTCCATGAATACGGCGTGTTTTTTATATTATTGTAATGTGAAGTGTATTTCTTTTGCATGATACAGGCTGCTTATAATATTGGCGGTCATAATCTTAGTGTTGGAGATATACAGAGTACAATACTGGGATGCAGGCTGCCTCACCCGGGACAAGTATGTTCTCTTTTAATTGTAGTGATTTCAACAAGGGGTGGTATATTTACGACACGACACGAAGATAATTAGGTTTTGGGTTGTCTTACCTAACCCGTTTAATAAACGGGTAGTGTTTAGATTGACCTGTTTAACCCGTTTAATTAAACAGGTTTAATTGCCTTACCGTTTAACTAAATAGCTTGGCCCACCAACCTATTTATGACCTTTTAACCCATTTATTACCATCCATCAATGGTTTAACACGTTCATGGGCGGAGCTTTATTGGGGCCGGGGGTACCCTGGCCCCCACCAATTTTTCGCTCGTAGTGTTAATTTTACCGAAAAAAGAATttgtagtgtaaaatattggatttttaagaGTCCTGCCCCCACCGGTTTGGATTTTGAGAGTCCGGCCCCCACTGAGTTTTcgttcaagctccgccactgaacACGTTTACATCTTGATTAAATTTACAGCCCACTCGATTGTGTAGATAAATGAGTTAATAGGACAGTGTTCGGGTTACACGATTTTAAGTGTGCCCGGGTTAGATTTGATATTTTTGACACAAATAATTACATGGGTCGTGCTGGTTTCAACGATTCAAACCGCTAACTCGACACGATTAACAACCCTAGTTTGAAGTGCTTGATATGTTTTTCAAGTACCAATggaaatacaaaaaaaaaacatatttttcaaGTATTAATGATTTTGGTTAAAAGACAAAATGTCTCGTATGCTGTTTTTTTTGTACCTACATTTTCAATAACTTTCCAAAATTGTTCATTCTTGTAAACTATGGCCTCATTTGGCAGCACTCCGCTTTTATTTTTCACGGTTACATCTAAAGAATGTGGAGATTAATAGTTAATACGCAAACGAGTAGCATAAGTTGTACAAAAAAATATTGTTCTTGCGGTTTTAGTTTATAAAAATATATGGAGACTAATGATCTTTCTTCTGCTTTTCTAGTGGTTTCAATCTTTGTTATTTCAAAGTCCGAAGTACAAGTCGAGAGATGCACGAAAAGCATATGCAATGAAGCACCCGCAACCTCTTGCGTACTTTGCTCTTTGTTCAGGAAGCCATTCTGACCCCATGGTACACTACTTTAAACCTTCAAAAGTTCAAAATGTTACATGTTCACTATAACATTTTGCATACTTCATTATATAGGTGCGCGTGTACACACCAAAGAGTGTTTTCCAAGAGCTTGAAATCGCCAAAGAAGAGTATATTCATACCAACTTCAAGATACAaaaagggcaaaagatttatcTCCCAAAACTTGTTGATCTATATGCGAAAGAGTCAGGCTTATGTCATGTTGGTTTAGTGGACATGATTGAACACTCGGTGCCCGATTGTTACCAAGATAGCTTCAAGTCGATTAAAAAAGGTAAATCATTGAAGAAATTTGAGTGGGTCCCTCACGACTTCACTTTTCGCTATCTACTTTCCCCTGATTTAGCGAAGTAAAGCTTGAAATATCGAATGCGGGTCATACCCTGATGATGACACAAGATTTTGAGGGTTTCAGTGGTGGCCATTGTAATTGAGTTTGTTATGATgagtgttttttttcttttttggtgATTATGTTTGGAGATTGATGTGAGTGCCATTTTTTGTTCTCTTGCACTTCTGTAAATTTTTTAACAGCAAGAGATGAGTTTGATGAAATTTCATGTATATTAGTATTATAGTTTGCAGTTTTTCAACATACTTGTTGAATCAAAATGTGTTGCAAGGTGTTTGAAGTATTGTTTTTTTTCCCTAAAACTGATGTGAGTCATGTGATGGTACTCTCGTCAAAGCATGTTTAACTGTGAAACTTTTCTCTTGTCCACAACCAAAGAGCCCAAACCACGTTGGTGGTATTTGAGAACGGTTTTCCTTTGAATTCATCATCTCTCTAGTTCATTTGAGTTGggggtctcactagaagcagtctctctattcctacggggtagaagTAAGGCTGTCCAGGGGCGGACCCACCCTTTGGCCAAGATGGGCGGCCGCACCCATTGAAAAGAAAAATCTAAAGTATATTTTGGGCAAAAAACCCGAccacaccccttgaaaatatggttgaacacctcatccgcaTCCCCAACAAATAATTCCTAGGTCCGCCACtgaggctgtctacatcttaccctccttagaCCATACCTTAGTTTTGTTGTTGGTGAGATTTActgaatatgatgatgatgatgatctctCCCGTTCATGATTAGAGGTGTAAACGAGCTAAGCTGCTCGACAACTATTTGGGACTGAGTCTAAAATAGCTTGAAACTAGCCAAGCTCGAGCCTCTTATAAAGGCCATTTAGTTATCGCGCTGAGCTGTTCGTGAGCTACTTGGAACTGAATTGGTAAAAGCTTGAAGCTAGTTGAGCTCGAGTTGTTCATAAAGCCCATTTAGGGtgtgtttgggattgctttttcaacctgatttttttattattgtgttttgaaatcgcaaaaaatctattttgagtgtcggtaaaaaaattaataaaaactgattttttacgttttgtagagatcaaaacgtgataatccaaaagtaggtcaccccttactgcaggaaaacgtgataatccaaaaactgatttttttgtcattatatatatttgccaaacactcaaatagttgattatccgattattgtgatatcaaacaacataatcaaatccaaacactatctttctgcagcacgttttgttacagctaattatctgGTTCTGATATTCAAAAcacataatctattttcaaaactcaaccccaaacaccctcttagtTAATGAATGCTAGCTCGATCCGAGCTTTGACTTGTTTAAGCTCTTTGGAGAACAAACGAGCTGGAGCTGAGCCTTAGCTTGTTTAAACTCTTTAGACAATGGCTCAAGCAAGCCAATCTTAAGTCTTAAGGTTGTGTTGTGAGCCGAACTCAATTTTGAAGAAGTGGGCACGAGGAGCTGAGTTGAGCAAGTTTAAGCTTCAAAAATTCTAGTGAGCTGAGCTAGAGAATTGTCAGGCTCCGCTACACCTCTATTCATGATCAACACGATTCACCTATGGAGTTGGAAGAAGTAGTGCACGAGAAAAATTCACACAGAAATGATCGACTCTTTGGACTCCTCGAAAAATACTATGAGGTGTTCGGAAATGTTGAAGTAGTTGAATCAGAGGATTATGATGACTATAGCCCTTGGTAAGTTTACCAAAGACGAAAAGGATTTGTTTGATATTATGGATGACTGGTTACATAGGGACTGTTTCATTTTTGTAGGTTGGTCAAACCCATTGCTCTTTCCTTATGCCTATTTCACCGTAGACGGTTGGTTCATGAATACAACCTTTGAAACTTCATGGTATACCATGATTGACCGGTTCATATTTGGAGTAAATGAGACTttatacatgtttatatttttattataagTGGATAATATCTCAACTTgtaaaatccatattttgatttAACCAGGTTTCAAAGTTTTTTTAGTAACCATCGTCCATCACCACTACCGTTCATCACTactaccgtccatcaccaccaccaccgtccaccacccaccaccaccgtctaccaccatcaccgtccagcaccaccaccactgtccgtacaccaccaccagtttattttagaagtctgcatatgttaaaaaacaaacaacattcttcttgcagactgcagaggtttgatctacctcttcttctacagatgtctgcagatgtggtccgcagactgcagacattttacctcttaaaaaacaaacagcacctaagacTTTCATTGAGAAGATGTTGTTCAGAGTTCTGGCGTTCATGTTCTTCACCCGTGGTTTTTCTATTTTAAGCCCTAATGACCCGTACTTCTAATTTAATAGACCCAACTTGATTCATGGATAAGAGCTTTTATTTGTTAAGTGACCCACTTTGACCCCCTTGCCTAAAATATTTAACCCAAAACAACTCATTGTAGTTTTTAAATGGTTAAAAATGACCCATATAATAGTTTTTGGGTTAGGATTGCCCCTTCTAGGCAGGATGTTAATGTGAAACAAGTGGGATGGAAGAATGAACAAAGCACACTGGTGGGGTGACGACCCCGTGAGAGGAGAATGGAAAAAGAAGGGCCAAGGTTGTGCGACACCACAAGCTGGTGTGGAACCAATGGGAAGACGGGAACACCATGCCACATCAACAGGATGGAGCGGCGTATATGGACGGTATAACACGTGGCCTAATATTGTCTTCAATATTCCTTGAATCCGACACATCGTTTATTAGTTAGTTATATTTCAAGTGTTATCGATTTTACAAAATAAAAGAATCATTATTAAAATACTgtagataatatatatatatatatatatatatatatatatatatatatatatatatataggtagaggatcctgtacaaagtgctcaaagtgtgagaagtgtattataacactatatataatactatataacaccatataaacaccgtataacaatatgtaacaccatataataccatataacactatgtaacactatatatcattatataacaaatataacactataggttgtctgatagcatgtctatgatagatgtatagtgttatatttgttatataatgatatatagtgttacatagtgttatatggtattatatggtgttacatattgttatacggtgtttatatggtgttatatagtattatatatagtgttacaatacacttctcacacttctcgcactttgagcactttttacaggatccttaccatatatatatatat
Coding sequences:
- the LOC110929519 gene encoding uncharacterized protein LOC110929519; its protein translation is MGFGGSSHKRKKSDLGNRRIHDDKNAILNASQQKMERSCEGTEKRRFESIEAKNSLKEEIEQLQKQLEDQLTIRSELEKATTSQPFFQDPVDEASLTKSSKDLIKEISILEFEVKHLEKYLLSLYRKTFQKKEQQSLSATDTKSRLNAALKEQQLLPGNSANFMPARASTDNPPKDCFPISESQPMEDSNVNRSHSSLSYRTPPLYMAVNQAVESYHSLPLGMLEFAKDDHSSVSLAEHLGGCISDNVRMSANCLSEEMIKCISSIYGQIADPPLFNHEFPSSPISFPSPPSDSSPIDQFSMWSPHCEGSMEFSGPYFTTLEVQGFCKSTQRLSSVEHKQQNFRSLILKLEHVDPRKLKHEEKLAFWINVHNALVMHAYLVHGTPRGALKRISLVQKAAYNIGGHNLSVGDIQSTILGCRLPHPGQWFQSLLFQSPKYKSRDARKAYAMKHPQPLAYFALCSGSHSDPMVRVYTPKSVFQELEIAKEEYIHTNFKIQKGQKIYLPKLVDLYAKESGLCHVGLVDMIEHSVPDCYQDSFKSIKKGKSLKKFEWVPHDFTFRYLLSPDLAK